The Vibrio sp. SNU_ST1 genome has a segment encoding these proteins:
- a CDS encoding YbfB/YjiJ family MFS transporter, with the protein MQHVKLLNRNTFAGLAATLVGNGIGRFAYIALMPVLIQSGWFSSEDASILGAATLIGYIFGAPASSFLQRYYSTGTLIRASLLLSSFSYLGCALKSAPFEWFLTLRTIAGVSGAVLMVLAPPVITSLHPQEMKARISGVVFSGIGLGAMISGTIIPLLIYQSVESAWLGMGAIAFLATVLTWNTWSLEVKPNHCDKSPSTFNALSKNERISISCVLLAYTFSAIGYLPHTLFWVDYIVRELEMSFASGGFYWAVFGIGAAIGPIVTGILGDKFGLKKALLAAFICKAVGVALPLLSTNEVALFASSLLVGMFTPGTVTLVSTYTLEIVGTQLHTKSWGAMTMAFAISQGIVGFVMAHYAPQLTSYDLLFMISASALILSVLCIAFTSTKQQTLNTAQVNS; encoded by the coding sequence ATGCAGCACGTAAAACTCTTAAACCGCAACACCTTCGCAGGACTCGCAGCAACATTAGTTGGGAACGGCATTGGTCGCTTTGCTTATATAGCATTAATGCCTGTGCTCATTCAAAGTGGGTGGTTCTCAAGCGAAGATGCTTCCATACTCGGCGCTGCAACACTGATTGGCTATATATTCGGAGCTCCTGCATCGAGCTTTTTACAGAGATATTATTCAACAGGCACACTCATACGCGCCTCTCTGTTGTTAAGTAGCTTTAGTTATCTTGGTTGTGCTTTAAAGTCTGCCCCCTTTGAATGGTTTTTAACGCTTAGAACCATTGCGGGTGTATCGGGAGCCGTACTTATGGTACTCGCACCACCCGTGATCACCAGCCTTCACCCTCAAGAAATGAAAGCAAGAATCAGTGGCGTCGTATTTTCAGGCATTGGTCTCGGCGCCATGATTTCAGGAACCATCATACCTTTACTTATCTACCAAAGTGTTGAAAGTGCATGGTTAGGTATGGGTGCAATCGCTTTCCTCGCAACCGTCCTGACGTGGAACACATGGTCTCTTGAGGTTAAGCCAAACCATTGCGATAAAAGCCCATCGACGTTTAATGCCTTATCTAAGAATGAGCGCATCAGTATTAGCTGCGTACTTTTAGCCTACACCTTTAGCGCCATCGGTTATTTACCCCACACTCTCTTTTGGGTCGATTATATTGTTCGAGAGCTAGAAATGAGTTTTGCGAGTGGTGGTTTTTATTGGGCTGTCTTTGGCATAGGGGCAGCAATTGGGCCAATAGTAACCGGTATACTAGGGGATAAATTTGGACTTAAAAAAGCACTATTAGCTGCGTTTATTTGTAAAGCTGTGGGGGTTGCTCTTCCGCTATTAAGCACCAACGAAGTAGCACTTTTTGCTTCATCTCTGTTGGTCGGTATGTTTACGCCTGGCACCGTAACACTGGTATCAACCTACACCTTAGAGATCGTTGGGACTCAGCTCCATACGAAATCTTGGGGAGCAATGACAATGGCTTTTGCGATATCGCAAGGAATAGTCGGCTTTGTTATGGCTCATTACGCCCCGCAGCTCACCAGTTATGACCTCTTATTTATGATCAGCGCGAGTGCACTCATTTTGTCGGTACTCTGCATTGCGTTTACATCAACCAAACAACAGACTTTAAACACTGCTCAAGTAAATTCTTAG
- a CDS encoding glutathione S-transferase family protein gives MKLYLNDTSPFSRAVLATAYLCDAPMVLEWIDPWQTPNTLVTINPFSTIPVLETSDEVALTESLTICEFLMQAYPTEKLAATKASDTQRMSLLGLSKTLMEVAFRCAAMSRFEAEQNVLTIRGKEGIQRCVKALIGQLNNNDDLLEPDFSTLYLHVSLDYVLFRHANLLSAEERDILTTALHNSPFKDTLAKLSLESLSKKLNYCEYKNS, from the coding sequence ATGAAACTGTATTTAAACGACACCTCTCCATTCTCCAGAGCAGTGTTAGCCACGGCCTATCTGTGTGATGCTCCAATGGTTCTTGAATGGATCGACCCGTGGCAAACACCCAACACATTGGTCACAATCAATCCATTCAGTACCATTCCGGTTCTAGAAACCAGTGATGAGGTTGCACTCACCGAGAGCTTAACGATCTGCGAGTTTCTCATGCAAGCTTACCCAACTGAAAAACTAGCAGCGACCAAGGCTAGCGACACTCAACGCATGTCGTTATTGGGACTGAGTAAAACGCTGATGGAAGTGGCATTTCGCTGCGCTGCAATGAGCCGCTTCGAAGCTGAGCAAAACGTGCTAACGATTAGGGGAAAGGAAGGTATTCAAAGGTGCGTTAAAGCGCTTATCGGGCAGTTGAATAACAATGATGATTTGCTTGAACCTGACTTCTCAACATTGTACCTGCATGTCTCATTAGATTACGTCTTATTCAGGCATGCGAATTTACTTTCAGCAGAAGAGCGCGACATCCTCACTACTGCCTTACATAATTCGCCTTTTAAAGACACATTGGCAAAACTTAGCCTAGAGTCGCTTTCAAAAAAGCTTAACTATTGCGAATACAAAAATTCTTAA
- a CDS encoding alpha/beta fold hydrolase, translated as MKRLVLNITFLVFMALGSFNAMAHDSTVKYGIAISHDGEQIAYGKSGSGETALIFIHGWSLDSRLWQNQVSEFSKQYQVITMDLAGHGNSSFNREEYTMVAFAVDIKAVIDKEQLESVILVGHSMAGGVIAEAAKLMPKRVRGIIGVDTSQNVALTVSQSDLDTMTKPFEADFQAGITMFVKDSLPKGVDADLLYWVTQDMASAPPAIAINQFRHYLGQYVTGEAHRVYENVNVPVILVNARLWPTDSEANKKHIKDYSIYYIEDSGHFPMLEQPEQFNTTLMKAVESVK; from the coding sequence ATGAAACGTTTAGTTTTAAACATCACATTCTTGGTATTCATGGCGCTTGGTAGCTTTAATGCCATGGCTCATGATTCAACGGTTAAGTACGGTATTGCGATATCTCACGATGGTGAGCAAATTGCGTATGGCAAAAGTGGCAGTGGGGAAACGGCGCTGATCTTCATTCACGGTTGGAGCTTAGACAGCAGGCTTTGGCAAAACCAAGTGAGCGAGTTTTCAAAGCAGTACCAAGTGATCACCATGGACTTAGCAGGGCACGGTAACTCATCGTTTAATCGTGAAGAGTACACCATGGTTGCATTCGCTGTAGACATCAAAGCCGTAATCGACAAAGAGCAACTCGAATCCGTCATCTTAGTTGGGCATTCAATGGCAGGTGGTGTGATTGCAGAGGCCGCTAAACTGATGCCGAAAAGAGTGAGGGGCATTATTGGTGTCGACACATCGCAAAATGTTGCACTAACGGTTTCACAAAGTGACCTAGATACAATGACCAAACCGTTTGAAGCAGACTTCCAAGCGGGTATTACTATGTTCGTAAAAGACTCGTTACCAAAAGGCGTAGACGCGGATTTACTTTACTGGGTAACGCAAGACATGGCCTCTGCACCGCCAGCTATCGCGATAAACCAGTTCCGCCATTATCTAGGTCAATACGTGACAGGTGAAGCTCACCGCGTGTATGAGAACGTGAATGTGCCAGTAATATTGGTTAACGCTCGCCTATGGCCAACGGATTCAGAAGCAAACAAGAAACACATCAAGGATTACAGCATTTACTACATTGAAGACTCAGGCCATTTCCCAATGCTAGAGCAACCTGAGCAGTTCAACACAACGTTGATGAAAGCGGTGGAGTCAGTGAAGTAG